In Thermococcus sp. EP1, the genomic stretch TAGCAATGGGAGATGGGAGAAAGGCTGCAAAAAGTATACATGAATATTTAAGCGAAAAATCTTAATCTTCTTTTTTAAATATTGTTTTAGGTGATACCATGGAGTTTTTTGAAACAGTTGAAAAACGGAGAAGTATAAGAGAGTATCAAGACAAAAAAGTGCCAAAAGCAGAGATCGAAAAGATCCTTGAAGCAGCCTTTTACTCCCCAAGCTCACGAAATAAAAGGCCATGGCACTTCATTGTTGTGGAGGATAGGGATCTTATAATAAAACTCTCCCAGACTAGGAGTGCCCTTAAGTTTCTTGAAACAGCGCCTTTAGCAATAGTTGTTTGCGGGGATGAAACTATAAGCTCGGCATGGGTTTTCGATGCAAGTATTGCAGCAGAGCATATACAACTGGCAGCCACGGCATTAGGTCTGGGAGCATGCTGGGGGCATGTCTTAGAAAGACAACACAACAA encodes the following:
- a CDS encoding nitroreductase family protein; this translates as MEFFETVEKRRSIREYQDKKVPKAEIEKILEAAFYSPSSRNKRPWHFIVVEDRDLIIKLSQTRSALKFLETAPLAIVVCGDETISSAWVFDASIAAEHIQLAATALGLGACWGHVLERQHNKEKSAEEYIRELLGIPKHIRILCVIGIGYPAERKPEHDEKEIMWERVHLNKFGNAFR